One part of the Denticeps clupeoides chromosome 16, fDenClu1.1, whole genome shotgun sequence genome encodes these proteins:
- the ascl1b gene encoding achaete-scute homolog 1b: MESCAAHGGARRDAASDSKFLGSASKQRKSRTTEPPRPGGPDGPDGPGISTSPHRPGAVARRNERERNRVKQVNVGFQSLRQHVPRGPANRKMSKVETLRSAVEYIRALQRIVDEHDAVGASPSLSSACSADPGYSSDEERELLDFTAWFTTY, translated from the coding sequence ATGGAGAGCTGCGCGGCGCACGGGGGCGCGCGTCGGGATGCGGCGTCGGACTCCAAGTTTCTGGGTTCGGCGTCCAAGCAGCGCAAGTCCAGGACGACCGAGCCGCCGCGTCCAGGCGGCCCGGACGGACCGGACGGACCGGGCATCTCCACCTCCCCGCACCGGCCGGGCGCGGTGGCGCGGCGCAACGAACGCGAGCGGAACCGGGTGAAGCAGGTGAACGTCGGGTTCCAGTCCCTCCGGCAGCACGTCCCCCGCGGCCCGGCGAACAGGAAGATGAGCAAAGTGGAGACCCTGCGCTCGGCCGTGGAGTACATCCGCGCCCTGCAGCGCATCGTGGACGAGCACGACGCCGTGGGCGCGTCCCCGAGCCTCTCCAGCGCCTGCTCCGCGGACCCGGGCTACTCCTCAGACGAAGAGCGCGAATTACTGGATTTCACCGCCTGGTTCACCACATATTAG